From a region of the Microcoleus sp. FACHB-831 genome:
- a CDS encoding AEC family transporter, with translation MSSLGTRLLELYVQLGGGVLLGWVLGRLLPKAVPALLGQFLFWIGVPIGIFSFLRGADLSGSILIAPVAAWVAILAGAGLAWAWSGAYSHQNWSKATQGSFILASMVGNTGYLGYPLTLAIVGQKYFVWAIFYDLLGSTLGAYGLGVILAARFGMGTQSVGQLILTFVKNPAMWSFGLGLAFRNLPLPESVEQLLRVSAWSAIAFALVLIGMRLSELSSWGSWRQASISLSIKMLLVPLVVGGAVRLLGVTGAPQLVIVLQMAMPPAFATLILAEAYNLDRDMAVTAIALGAIALIVTLPVLLLLFAV, from the coding sequence ATGTCCAGTTTAGGAACTCGGCTGTTGGAACTGTACGTGCAGCTTGGTGGCGGAGTCTTGCTGGGATGGGTTTTAGGACGCCTGCTGCCCAAGGCTGTTCCGGCATTGTTGGGTCAGTTTCTGTTCTGGATTGGCGTGCCCATCGGTATTTTCTCCTTCCTGCGCGGCGCGGACTTATCCGGGTCGATTTTGATTGCACCTGTAGCTGCTTGGGTTGCTATTTTAGCGGGAGCTGGATTAGCCTGGGCTTGGAGCGGCGCCTACTCGCACCAGAATTGGAGCAAAGCAACTCAGGGCAGCTTTATACTTGCCTCAATGGTAGGTAACACTGGCTATCTGGGCTATCCGCTTACCCTGGCTATAGTCGGGCAGAAATATTTTGTTTGGGCAATATTTTATGACTTACTGGGCAGCACGCTGGGAGCCTACGGCTTGGGTGTTATCCTCGCGGCTCGTTTTGGCATGGGGACACAGAGCGTAGGGCAATTAATTCTCACCTTTGTGAAAAACCCTGCAATGTGGAGTTTTGGGTTGGGGTTGGCTTTTCGCAACCTACCGCTTCCTGAGTCAGTTGAACAATTGCTGCGAGTGTCTGCTTGGAGCGCGATCGCTTTTGCCCTAGTGCTTATTGGGATGCGGTTGAGCGAGTTGTCTTCTTGGGGAAGTTGGCGACAGGCGTCAATTAGCCTGTCGATTAAGATGTTGCTGGTTCCCCTTGTGGTGGGCGGCGCGGTTCGGCTGTTGGGCGTTACGGGGGCACCGCAGTTGGTTATTGTACTGCAAATGGCTATGCCTCCAGCTTTTGCAACTTTAATCTTGGCAGAGGCTTACAATCTAGATCGTGATATGGCAGTTACAGCGATCGCGCTTGGGGCGATCGCGCTTATCGTTACTCTACCAGTTTTGTTGTTGCTATTTGCTGTCTAA
- a CDS encoding phosphoribosyltransferase: MTDLYVSWSQYHQNIEKLAAKIYQSGWDFNQIVCLARGGLRVGDILSRIYRQPLAILAATSYTGTGDRVRGSLTFSHNLTMTTAHLGSKILLVDDLVDSGITLDATVKWLFQNYGGDVAQVRTAVIWYKACSSVVPDYYVDYLPGNPWIHQPFERYEQMDLAELAATYEPLAVTD; encoded by the coding sequence ATGACAGACCTTTACGTGTCATGGTCACAGTACCACCAAAACATAGAAAAGTTGGCAGCAAAAATCTATCAGTCTGGTTGGGACTTCAACCAGATTGTCTGCCTTGCTAGGGGCGGGCTGCGTGTGGGTGATATTCTATCGCGGATTTACCGCCAGCCACTAGCGATTCTAGCTGCCACTTCCTACACTGGCACAGGCGATAGGGTGCGGGGTTCCCTCACGTTTTCGCATAATTTAACTATGACAACGGCGCACTTAGGCAGCAAAATTCTCTTAGTCGATGACTTAGTTGATTCTGGTATCACCCTCGATGCAACTGTCAAGTGGCTGTTTCAAAACTACGGTGGTGATGTTGCACAAGTGCGTACAGCAGTTATTTGGTATAAAGCTTGCTCGTCTGTAGTACCGGATTACTATGTAGATTATTTACCAGGCAACCCTTGGATTCACCAGCCTTTTGAACGATACGAGCAAATGGATTTAGCTGAATTGGCAGCAACTTATGAGCCATTAGCCGTTACAGATTAG
- a CDS encoding MFS transporter, with the protein MTNNVPSDHSDVTPESEKLNFSTKVAYGVGDMGPAMTANMLIFYLSPFLTDVAGLNPQLAGKTQLVGKVWDAVNDPLVGVLSDKTKSRWGRRYPWMILGGIPFGIFFFLQWINPFSGNQWGMFWYYTIISILFNSFYTVVNVPYTALTPELTQDYNERTRLNSFRFTFSIGGSILSVIIFGIIQSLPVFRNNPSQQYLVMGIVITIISVLPLYWCVWGTKARVAEVSAQHPETEQPVSAPLLQQLKDVLRNRPFLYVVGIYLCSWLSVQLTAAIIPYFVRNCMGLGDPSAVVFVILAVQVTAIAMLPVWNRLSQKRGKKGVYFMGMSLWIIAQAGLFFLPSDQVALMYVLAVMAGFGVSIAYLIPWSMLPDVIELDELRTGQRREGIFYSFITFVQKVCLGIAVDLALSSLAWAGYVKPTGDIPLPRQDEAVIWVIRLFIGPVPTVALICGLVLAYFYPLTREVHAEILLKLKERRSREA; encoded by the coding sequence ATGACGAATAATGTTCCCTCCGATCATTCTGATGTCACCCCAGAGAGTGAAAAACTGAATTTTAGCACCAAAGTGGCTTATGGCGTGGGGGATATGGGGCCAGCTATGACAGCTAATATGTTGATTTTTTACCTGTCACCCTTCCTCACAGATGTTGCCGGGTTAAATCCACAATTAGCGGGTAAGACTCAGTTAGTTGGCAAAGTATGGGATGCCGTAAACGATCCTTTAGTGGGCGTACTTAGCGACAAAACCAAATCTCGCTGGGGACGACGCTATCCCTGGATGATATTAGGAGGGATTCCTTTTGGAATATTCTTTTTCTTGCAGTGGATTAACCCCTTCAGCGGTAATCAGTGGGGGATGTTCTGGTACTACACGATTATTTCCATCCTATTTAACTCCTTTTATACTGTTGTCAACGTACCCTATACCGCCCTGACTCCAGAACTAACGCAAGACTACAACGAACGCACCCGGCTTAATAGCTTTCGCTTTACTTTCTCTATTGGCGGCAGTATCCTTTCAGTCATCATATTCGGAATAATTCAATCATTACCAGTGTTTCGTAATAACCCCAGCCAACAGTATTTGGTGATGGGAATTGTTATTACAATTATTTCGGTATTACCTTTGTATTGGTGCGTGTGGGGAACCAAAGCGCGGGTAGCAGAAGTATCAGCACAACACCCAGAGACAGAACAGCCAGTTTCAGCCCCATTGCTGCAACAGTTAAAAGATGTTTTGAGAAATCGACCGTTTTTATATGTAGTTGGTATTTATTTGTGTTCTTGGTTAAGCGTGCAGCTAACAGCCGCTATTATTCCTTATTTCGTGCGTAACTGTATGGGCTTGGGCGATCCTTCGGCGGTTGTTTTTGTAATCCTCGCCGTCCAAGTAACCGCGATCGCTATGTTGCCTGTTTGGAATCGCCTTAGCCAGAAAAGAGGTAAAAAAGGCGTTTACTTTATGGGGATGAGTTTGTGGATTATTGCACAAGCTGGCTTGTTTTTTTTGCCAAGCGACCAAGTAGCGCTGATGTATGTATTGGCGGTGATGGCTGGCTTTGGCGTCTCGATTGCTTATCTAATTCCTTGGTCAATGCTACCAGATGTAATTGAATTAGATGAACTCAGAACTGGTCAGCGGCGCGAAGGTATTTTTTATAGTTTCATTACGTTTGTGCAAAAAGTTTGTTTGGGGATTGCAGTAGATTTAGCGCTTTCAAGCTTGGCTTGGGCTGGATATGTTAAGCCCACAGGTGATATACCGCTGCCACGTCAAGATGAGGCTGTAATTTGGGTTATTCGCCTTTTTATTGGCCCGGTGCCTACTGTTGCTTTAATTTGTGGCTTAGTGTTGGCTTATTTTTATCCGCTTACGCGCGAAGTTCATGCGGAAATATTACTGAAATTGAAAGAACGGCGATCGCGCGAAGCATAA
- a CDS encoding pitrilysin family protein produces the protein MLPQMALARTETQRQTKASIQPYLDRVIQQVTEFRLDNGIKFIVLERHQAPVVSFLTYADVGGIDEPDGKTGVAHFLEHLAFKGTTRIGTQNYQEEKPLLDRLDRLAEQIQIAKAAKKDDEVSKLQAEFTKVEAEATKYAKQNELGQIVEQAGGVGLNATTSTEATSYFYSFPSNKLELWMSLESDRFLDPVFREFYKEKEVILEERRLRTDNSPIGQMIEAFLEKAFKVHPYHRPVIGYTQDIRNLTRKDVQDFFDAHYVPSKLTIAVVGDVNPSQVKELAQVYFGRFKAKTVAKEQLPQEPPQTETREVTLRLTSQPWYLEGYHRPARNHPDQAVYEIMGRLLSDGRTSRLYKSLVEQQQVALSALGFSGFPGDKHPNLMLLYALTAPGHTVEEVAAALSKEIDRLKNEPVSAMELDRVKTQARAELLRSLDSNMGMAQSLVDYDVKTGSWRNLFKELDAIAAVSAADLQRVAKEMFTAQNRTIGRILPKEG, from the coding sequence ATGCTGCCACAAATGGCTTTGGCACGCACGGAAACACAACGGCAAACCAAAGCTTCAATCCAGCCATACCTAGACCGCGTTATCCAGCAGGTAACAGAGTTTCGCCTGGACAACGGCATCAAGTTTATTGTCCTCGAACGACACCAAGCACCTGTAGTTTCATTTCTCACTTATGCCGATGTCGGCGGTATCGACGAACCCGATGGAAAAACGGGGGTAGCTCACTTTCTAGAGCATTTGGCTTTTAAGGGAACCACGCGCATTGGAACGCAGAACTACCAGGAAGAAAAGCCACTATTAGACCGCCTCGATCGATTAGCCGAACAAATTCAAATAGCCAAAGCTGCTAAGAAAGATGATGAGGTTAGCAAGCTACAGGCTGAATTTACCAAAGTTGAAGCCGAAGCAACTAAATATGCCAAGCAAAATGAACTCGGTCAGATAGTAGAACAAGCTGGGGGAGTTGGCCTTAATGCAACTACCTCGACAGAAGCCACGAGCTATTTCTATAGCTTTCCCTCTAATAAGTTAGAACTTTGGATGTCCCTAGAGTCGGATAGATTTCTAGATCCGGTCTTTAGAGAATTTTATAAAGAGAAGGAAGTCATTCTAGAAGAGCGACGGCTGCGGACTGATAATTCTCCCATCGGTCAGATGATTGAGGCTTTTCTAGAGAAAGCTTTTAAAGTGCATCCATATCACAGACCAGTGATAGGCTACACCCAAGACATCCGCAATCTGACTCGAAAAGATGTGCAGGACTTTTTCGATGCTCACTACGTTCCCAGTAAGTTAACAATTGCTGTAGTGGGAGATGTCAACCCATCTCAGGTGAAAGAGTTAGCTCAGGTTTACTTCGGTCGCTTTAAGGCAAAAACGGTAGCTAAGGAGCAATTACCCCAAGAACCACCGCAGACGGAAACACGGGAAGTGACGCTGCGCTTGACTTCCCAGCCCTGGTATTTGGAAGGATACCATCGTCCGGCGAGGAATCATCCCGACCAAGCAGTATATGAAATTATGGGTCGGCTGTTGAGTGATGGTCGCACGTCTCGCTTGTATAAGTCTTTGGTGGAACAACAGCAAGTAGCGTTGTCGGCTTTAGGATTTAGCGGTTTTCCCGGAGATAAGCATCCGAATTTGATGCTGTTGTATGCGCTAACTGCTCCCGGTCATACAGTGGAGGAGGTGGCTGCTGCTTTGAGCAAGGAGATCGATCGGCTGAAAAACGAGCCTGTATCGGCGATGGAGTTGGATCGGGTGAAGACACAGGCGCGGGCTGAGTTGTTGCGATCGCTCGATTCTAATATGGGCATGGCTCAGTCGTTGGTAGATTACGATGTGAAAACGGGATCTTGGCGCAACTTGTTTAAGGAACTCGATGCGATCGCGGCTGTCAGCGCAGCGGATCTTCAGCGCGTGGCTAAGGAGATGTTTACTGCCCAAAACCGCACTATCGGGCGGATTCTCCCTAAAGAGGGATGA
- a CDS encoding pitrilysin family protein, which yields MQWFGLSKWKKSNPEGKKQGAKRKRKFLYLLVLSLVFSLFTFDFSIAADARHYTDLKFPPLPEIKLPNYTRFVMDNGTIVYLMEDRELPLVNGTAVFRTGDRLEPSEKVGLGALMGEVMRTGGTKAHSPDQLNQMLEQRAAAIETGVSTADASADFSALSEDLNEVFSLFAEVVRQPVFSPEKLDLAKTQQRGGIARRNDSPNGIVAREFQKLVYGENSPYARTVEYSTVDNIYRDDLVDFYQKYFHPNNMILGIVGDFDSKAMRQLIEEKFGDWKPNPQLKIPPVPSASQAKTGGIFMVNQPQLTQSYIQMGHLGGQRNSPDYAALSVLNGVLNGFGGRLFNQVRSRQGLAYSVYGYWDAAYDYPGTFIAAGQTRSETTVPFIQAMLGEIKRLRSEPITTAELAYAKESVLNSFVFNFQDPSQTLSRLIRYEYYGYPNDFIFRFQKGVEATTIEDVKRVAEKYLQPENIVTLVVGNAAAIQPPLTSLTRNVTSVDITIPKPKNS from the coding sequence ATGCAGTGGTTTGGGCTGAGTAAGTGGAAAAAGAGCAATCCAGAAGGTAAGAAGCAAGGGGCAAAAAGAAAGAGAAAGTTTCTTTATTTGTTGGTTCTTTCTTTAGTCTTTTCACTTTTTACTTTTGACTTTTCTATCGCGGCAGATGCGCGGCATTATACCGATCTGAAATTTCCGCCCTTGCCGGAAATTAAGTTGCCGAATTACACGCGCTTTGTGATGGATAACGGTACGATCGTTTATCTGATGGAGGATCGCGAACTTCCCTTAGTGAACGGTACAGCGGTTTTTCGCACGGGCGATCGCTTGGAACCATCTGAGAAGGTGGGCTTGGGTGCGTTGATGGGAGAAGTGATGCGTACTGGCGGTACAAAGGCGCACTCACCGGATCAATTGAACCAAATGCTAGAACAACGGGCGGCTGCTATTGAAACCGGGGTTAGTACGGCGGACGCTAGCGCAGATTTTAGTGCCCTGAGTGAAGATTTGAATGAAGTTTTTAGCTTGTTTGCTGAGGTAGTTAGACAGCCAGTTTTTTCTCCAGAAAAACTGGATTTAGCTAAGACGCAACAGCGGGGAGGAATTGCGAGGCGAAATGACAGCCCCAATGGTATTGTTGCCCGCGAGTTCCAGAAGTTAGTCTACGGCGAAAATAGCCCTTATGCGCGGACGGTAGAGTATTCAACGGTGGATAATATTTACCGCGATGATTTGGTGGATTTCTACCAGAAATATTTCCATCCCAACAATATGATTTTGGGTATTGTTGGTGATTTTGACAGTAAGGCAATGCGCCAACTGATTGAGGAGAAGTTCGGGGATTGGAAGCCAAATCCCCAACTGAAAATACCACCCGTTCCGTCTGCGTCTCAAGCGAAGACGGGGGGTATTTTTATGGTGAATCAGCCACAATTAACTCAGAGTTATATTCAGATGGGGCATTTGGGCGGTCAGCGAAATAGCCCTGATTATGCGGCTTTGAGCGTGTTGAATGGTGTGTTGAACGGTTTCGGGGGAAGGCTGTTTAATCAAGTGCGATCGCGCCAAGGTTTAGCCTATTCTGTCTATGGCTATTGGGATGCTGCATATGACTATCCCGGTACGTTTATCGCAGCGGGACAAACTCGTTCGGAGACTACTGTACCTTTCATTCAGGCTATGCTTGGTGAAATCAAGCGACTCCGCAGCGAACCTATTACGACAGCAGAATTAGCCTATGCTAAAGAATCTGTGCTGAACTCGTTTGTGTTCAACTTCCAAGACCCTTCTCAAACTTTATCGCGGTTGATCCGATACGAATACTACGGCTACCCGAATGATTTTATCTTCCGTTTCCAGAAAGGGGTGGAAGCAACAACAATCGAGGATGTAAAGCGCGTTGCCGAAAAATACCTACAACCCGAAAATATCGTGACTCTAGTAGTAGGAAATGCAGCCGCAATTCAGCCGCCGCTGACAAGTTTGACGCGAAACGTAACATCGGTAGATATTACGATTCCCAAGCCAAAGAACAGTTAA
- a CDS encoding S41 family peptidase, with protein MTQSSNIKQAKPVTILNEAWQKVNENFFDPKFNGVDWKAMQIKYDPLAKQAKSIDEVSPVINQMLSELNTSHTRFYTKSEPAYYQLIGIFDRGGSFSQQIAKVLPNGKSDYTDIGIFTKLIDGKTFISGIIDGSPAAKAGLNVGDRIIGVDGSEYQPIKSFTDKAGKEVQISVQRTSDPNSIKKITAIPKKLNPRTLFLDAMQDSIRIIDRDRQKIGYIHIWSYAGDQYQQQLVREITYGKLRNADALILDLRDGWGGADPNYLNIFTDKVPVLTQTYRDGRSTKLDWQWRKPVVMLVNNGTRSGKEILAYGFKKYNIGKVIGTKTAGAVVGGSPFFLQDGNLLYLAVVDVLVDGERLEGKGVIPDIEVPFTLEYAEGKDPQLDTAVNVLASAVTTNTK; from the coding sequence GTGACACAATCAAGCAACATTAAACAAGCAAAACCAGTAACTATTTTAAACGAAGCTTGGCAAAAAGTTAATGAAAACTTTTTCGATCCAAAGTTTAACGGCGTTGACTGGAAGGCAATGCAGATAAAGTACGATCCTTTGGCAAAGCAGGCGAAATCTATAGACGAAGTATCGCCCGTTATCAACCAAATGCTCTCTGAATTAAACACTTCGCACACCCGCTTCTATACAAAATCCGAACCTGCATATTATCAACTAATTGGTATTTTTGATAGAGGTGGTTCTTTTAGCCAACAAATTGCCAAAGTTCTTCCTAACGGCAAATCAGACTACACCGATATTGGAATTTTCACAAAGTTGATAGATGGTAAAACTTTTATATCAGGAATTATAGATGGAAGCCCTGCTGCAAAAGCTGGTTTAAACGTAGGGGATAGAATAATTGGGGTTGATGGTAGCGAGTATCAGCCAATTAAATCCTTTACCGATAAAGCAGGTAAAGAAGTCCAAATATCGGTTCAAAGAACCAGCGATCCAAACAGCATCAAAAAGATAACCGCGATTCCCAAGAAATTAAATCCCAGGACGCTTTTCCTAGATGCGATGCAGGACAGTATCAGAATAATCGACCGCGATCGCCAGAAAATCGGTTACATTCATATCTGGTCTTACGCAGGCGATCAATATCAGCAACAGCTTGTCCGCGAGATTACCTATGGAAAACTTAGAAATGCAGATGCTTTGATATTGGATCTCCGAGATGGTTGGGGCGGAGCCGATCCAAATTACCTTAACATTTTTACCGATAAAGTTCCCGTATTGACTCAAACATATCGCGATGGAAGAAGCACTAAATTAGATTGGCAATGGCGGAAACCAGTGGTGATGCTTGTCAACAATGGCACAAGAAGTGGCAAGGAAATCCTCGCCTATGGTTTTAAGAAATACAATATCGGCAAAGTAATTGGAACCAAAACGGCTGGTGCTGTTGTTGGTGGAAGTCCCTTCTTTTTACAAGATGGCAACCTGTTGTATTTGGCTGTAGTAGATGTTTTGGTTGATGGAGAACGCCTGGAAGGAAAAGGAGTAATACCAGATATTGAAGTGCCGTTTACCTTAGAGTACGCTGAGGGAAAAGATCCGCAATTAGATACAGCAGTTAATGTTTTAGCGTCAGCGGTTACTACTAATACCAAGTAA
- a CDS encoding pentapeptide repeat-containing protein produces MKITVEELLKRYAAGERDFRRSRLQGMDLSGANLPGINLNRANLADSNLSRANLSGANLRDAWLHQVNLEGANLSETDLTRVVSNDANWRGVNLDGAFLQHTYLVSVDLEGATLRGAEISNAEFQDCNMRNVNVSGATWDMINFGGLFNVDLTGAIGEFDLGDFI; encoded by the coding sequence ATGAAAATAACTGTCGAGGAATTGCTCAAGCGATATGCTGCTGGGGAGCGAGATTTTAGAAGATCTCGTTTGCAGGGGATGGATTTGAGTGGAGCTAATTTGCCCGGAATTAACTTGAATAGGGCTAATTTGGCTGATTCCAACCTGAGTAGGGCTAATTTGTCCGGAGCCAATTTGAGGGATGCTTGGCTCCATCAAGTTAACTTGGAAGGGGCTAATTTGTCCGAAACTGATTTGACTCGTGTTGTTTCTAATGATGCCAACTGGAGAGGAGTCAATTTGGATGGTGCTTTCTTGCAACACACTTACCTTGTCTCCGTTGATCTCGAAGGGGCTACCCTCCGAGGTGCCGAAATAAGTAATGCCGAGTTCCAAGACTGCAATATGAGAAACGTCAACGTGTCCGGAGCCACTTGGGACATGATTAATTTCGGAGGGCTGTTCAACGTTGATTTGACTGGGGCTATCGGGGAATTTGACTTGGGCGATTTCATTTGA
- a CDS encoding serine/threonine-protein kinase — protein sequence MNQQLLNNRYRILKILGAGGFGQTFLAEDSYMPSGRKCAIKQLKPQTNDHQMFKVAQQRFAREAAILEDVGEGSNQIPKLYAYFEEDKQFYLVQEFIEGPTLTKKVEQQGKLSENEVKDILASLLPVLDYVHNKRMIHRDIKPDNVIIRQRDNKPVLIDFGAVKESVGGGVNSPANNASMVIGTPGYMPPEQAAGQPVYSSDLYSLGLTAVFLLTGKSPHELQTDPRTGEILWHQQASRVSPSLVSVLDKAISSHPRDRYSSAGEMLSALQSGAVEPGVAPSGGGGLSNMATVAVSPGGRNPGGSSPQNAPQTVPNQVPAGGPIIGQGQPPWLKAALIAGGLVALALILILPFTRTPRQTASKGTGETRNETPTSPSVQDPGRNERSPEPDPDRSPTRRDEETPPPVVPDSPSPSPRRSPVVSDSPSPSPRRSPVVSDSPSPSPVRSPVASESPSPSPRRSPAIVVPVPTPSTAPERSPSTQPQISPQPTNPNQNPGSNSGVTFPVGTQRRDVESTLGQPSRDVSGRWKTRAVVYELGQIDLGYLYDRNSGRIRQTEASFRRTVDLPIMTAALDEMIDGGATDSIKEGLQLVQRRRSDSFTFRKGSLQGQIVRQNCGDIYISIWEQDLHDFEPIEKSQRC from the coding sequence ATGAACCAACAACTCTTAAACAATCGCTATCGCATTCTCAAAATTCTGGGCGCGGGTGGATTTGGCCAAACTTTTCTGGCAGAAGATAGCTATATGCCTTCTGGGAGAAAGTGTGCAATTAAGCAACTGAAACCCCAGACGAACGATCACCAGATGTTCAAGGTGGCTCAACAGCGGTTTGCGCGTGAAGCGGCAATATTAGAGGATGTGGGTGAAGGTAGCAATCAAATTCCCAAATTGTACGCTTACTTCGAGGAAGATAAACAATTTTACCTCGTGCAGGAATTCATCGAGGGTCCAACTCTAACCAAGAAGGTAGAACAGCAAGGCAAACTTTCTGAAAATGAGGTTAAAGATATACTGGCGAGTCTGCTGCCCGTTTTGGATTACGTCCACAACAAGCGCATGATTCACCGGGATATCAAGCCGGATAATGTGATTATTCGACAACGCGATAATAAGCCTGTATTAATTGATTTTGGTGCTGTGAAAGAAAGCGTGGGCGGGGGGGTAAACTCCCCTGCTAACAACGCCTCGATGGTAATTGGCACGCCTGGATATATGCCGCCTGAACAGGCTGCTGGTCAACCCGTTTACTCTAGCGACTTGTACAGTTTGGGCTTAACGGCAGTTTTTCTGCTTACGGGCAAGTCGCCGCACGAGTTGCAGACTGACCCGCGCACGGGGGAAATTTTGTGGCATCAGCAGGCATCGAGGGTAAGTCCCAGCTTGGTGTCTGTGTTGGATAAGGCGATCTCATCCCATCCGCGCGATCGCTACTCTTCTGCGGGGGAAATGCTCTCAGCGTTGCAGTCTGGCGCTGTTGAGCCTGGTGTTGCACCCTCTGGAGGCGGGGGATTGTCTAACATGGCAACTGTGGCAGTATCCCCAGGTGGACGCAATCCCGGCGGTTCATCGCCCCAAAATGCCCCGCAAACTGTTCCGAACCAAGTACCAGCAGGGGGGCCGATAATTGGTCAAGGCCAACCACCTTGGCTGAAAGCAGCGTTGATTGCAGGCGGTTTGGTGGCTTTGGCTTTAATCCTAATTCTGCCTTTCACCAGAACGCCGCGCCAAACTGCGTCTAAAGGCACGGGGGAGACAAGAAATGAGACGCCAACCTCTCCAAGCGTGCAAGATCCGGGGAGAAATGAGCGATCGCCCGAACCAGATCCGGATCGTTCCCCTACAAGGCGCGATGAAGAGACGCCGCCACCAGTGGTTCCAGATTCGCCATCGCCTTCGCCAAGGCGATCGCCAGTAGTGTCAGATTCGCCATCGCCTTCGCCAAGGCGATCGCCAGTAGTTTCAGATTCGCCATCACCTTCTCCCGTGCGATCGCCAGTAGCATCGGAGTCGCCATCGCCTTCGCCAAGGCGATCGCCAGCAATTGTCGTCCCCGTACCTACGCCATCAACTGCACCAGAGCGATCGCCCTCTACTCAACCACAAATATCGCCACAACCCACCAACCCCAACCAAAATCCTGGATCTAATAGCGGCGTCACGTTTCCTGTAGGTACGCAAAGAAGAGACGTAGAATCAACCCTCGGTCAACCATCCAGAGATGTTAGCGGTCGTTGGAAGACCCGCGCTGTAGTCTATGAATTAGGCCAGATCGACTTGGGCTACTTGTACGACCGTAATTCTGGACGCATTCGCCAAACTGAGGCATCCTTTAGGCGCACGGTAGATCTTCCGATAATGACGGCTGCCTTGGATGAAATGATAGACGGCGGCGCAACGGATAGCATTAAAGAGGGGCTGCAACTCGTGCAACGGCGTCGATCTGATTCTTTCACTTTTAGGAAAGGATCGTTACAGGGTCAGATCGTGCGACAAAATTGCGGTGATATTTACATCAGCATTTGGGAGCAAGATTTACACGATTTTGAGCCTATAGAAAAAAGCCAAAGATGTTAA
- a CDS encoding GIY-YIG nuclease family protein, whose amino-acid sequence MNAETEIPSLASLEYIPYVDENGDLPNNLQGKIGVYAIFDGDKALQLINYSRDIYLSLKQHLVRQNESCYWVKAQTSDRPNRTILENIRDAWIEENGAIPPGNGTDAAKWIDPIDAKLQMTPEEQAKITSPMIDEVVQAKLIKNVARRVEEEILAQLKARGVQAEIRFNPKLKESGLLDLK is encoded by the coding sequence ATGAACGCTGAAACAGAAATACCTTCACTTGCAAGTTTAGAATATATCCCTTACGTTGATGAAAATGGAGATTTGCCCAATAATTTACAAGGTAAAATTGGGGTATACGCAATTTTCGATGGCGACAAAGCGCTGCAATTAATTAACTATTCTCGCGATATATATCTCAGCCTCAAACAACATTTAGTGCGCCAGAATGAAAGCTGCTATTGGGTAAAAGCACAAACCAGCGATCGCCCTAATCGCACAATTCTAGAAAATATCCGGGATGCCTGGATAGAAGAAAATGGGGCAATCCCTCCCGGAAATGGCACTGACGCCGCTAAATGGATCGATCCTATCGATGCAAAACTACAGATGACCCCTGAAGAGCAGGCGAAAATTACAAGTCCAATGATAGATGAAGTAGTACAAGCAAAACTGATAAAAAATGTGGCAAGGCGAGTTGAAGAAGAAATTTTGGCACAGTTGAAAGCGCGTGGCGTTCAAGCCGAAATCCGCTTCAATCCAAAATTAAAGGAAAGCGGCTTGCTCGATCTAAAATAG